Proteins encoded in a region of the Strix uralensis isolate ZFMK-TIS-50842 unplaced genomic scaffold, bStrUra1 scaffold_412, whole genome shotgun sequence genome:
- the YJU2B gene encoding putative splicing factor YJU2B: protein MGERKGTNKYYPPDFDPAKHGSLNKYHHSHPLRERARKLAQGILIIRFEMPYNIWCDGCKNHIGMGVRYNAEKKKVGTYYTTPIYRFRMKCHLCVNYIEMQTDPAGCDYVIVSGARRKEERWDLRENEQVLPTEREEKEKLETDAMFRLEHGAADRATLQRAVPTLASLQEAQSAWKDDFALNSRLRRRFREEKKTLREEEEEAAALQAKAGLSIPLVREAEEDRRLAALLKYHSPDSYEEKQRMKRTEISSRSWFPPAAGGGGRAGEALRKLGLGGRALRGRGGPPATPAGLGIVRRRSGEGPEGPVEPGGAERGETTPCSPPAAPSEPREGGDAGTAPPHAAPPPASLVADYSDSSSEAESA, encoded by the exons ATG ggTGAGCGCAAAGGCACGAACAAGTACTACCCCCCCGACTTCGACCCGGCCAAG CATGGCTCCCTCAACAAGTACCACCACAGCCACCCGCTGCGGGAGCGGGCCCGCAAGCTGGCCCAGGGCATCCTCATCATCAG GTTCGAGATGCCTTATAACATCTGGTGCGACGGCTGCAAGAACCACATCGGGATgg GCGTCCGGTACAACGCGGAGAAGAAGAAGGTCGGCACCTACTACACGACGCCCATCTACAG GTTTCGGATGAAGTGTCACCTCTGCGTCAACTACATCGAGATGCAGACGGACCCGGCCGGCTGCGACTACGTCATCGTCAGCGGGGCCCGGCGCAAGGAGGAGCGCTGGGACCTGCGGGAGAACGAGCAGGTGCTGCCCACCG AgcgggaggagaaggagaagctgGAGACAGACGCCATGTTCCGGCTGGAGCACGGGGCGGCCGACCGGGCGACGCTGCAGAGAGCCGTGCCCACGCTGGCCAGTCTGCAGGAGGCCCAGAGCGCCTGGAAGGACGATTTTGCCCTCAACAGTCGCCTCCGCCGGCGCTTCAGG gaggagaagaagacgctgcgggaggaggaggaggaggcggcggcgctgcAGGCGAAGGCCGGCCTGAGCATCCCCCTGGTGCGGGAGGCGGAGGAGGACCGGCGCCTGGCCGCGCTGCTCAAGTACCACAGCCCCGACT CCTACGAGGAGAAGCAGCGGATGAAGAGGACGGAGATCTCCAGCCGCTCCTGGTTCCCCCCGGCCGCCGGCGGCGGTGGCAGAGCCGGCGAGGCGCTGCGGAAGCTGGGCCTGGGGGGGCGagcgctgcggggccgggggggcccccccgccacccccgccGGCCTGGGCATCGTCCGGCGCCGCTCCGGAGAGGGGCCCGAGGGGCCGGTGGAGCCTGGGGGAGCGGAGAGGGGCGAGACgaccccctgcagcccccccgcagcccccagcgaGCCGCGGGAGGGGGGTGATGCTGGGACAGCCCCCCCCcacgccgccccccccccagcttcccTCGTCGCCGACTATTCGGACTCCAGCTCCGAGGCAGAGAGCGCCTGA